Within Rickettsiales bacterium, the genomic segment AGCAATCTACGGGGCAAACATCTACACAGTCAGTATATTTGCATTTAATGCAGCTTTCTGTAACAACATAAGTCATGTTTATATTTCCTTAAATTTTTCCTAACAAACTATTCATCCTTTTTGCAAAAGCACTCATATCTGCAATAGGTTCACCTTCAATTATGCAGGCTTGATCAAATAATGCAAATGCTAATTCATCTGCTAAGGAATGATCTTCCTTCTTCATTTCTTGGTGAATTCTTTTAACAATTGGATGATTAGGGTTAATCTCTAAAATCTTTGCAAAGCTAGAATTAAGCTGTTTTTGATCCTTCAAATAACGCTCCATTCTAATATCCATAGCACCTTCTGCCACAGTTAAACATACTGGACTATCAATTAATTTACCAGAAATTTTAGCGTCTTTAATTACAGAGCCTAAGGTCTTTTTAAAATAGTCTATTAATTCTTGATCAGATTCTTCAAGCTTAACTTCCTCTTCTGTCTCTTTCTTTAGAATTTTATCCAATTCTATTCCGCTTCTGGTAACAGATTTAATTTCTTTCTCTTTGAAGCTATGCATTACACTAACCCAGAAATCATCCACTGTATCTGTAAATAATAACACATCTATATCATGTTTTAAGAATCCTTCTAATTGAGGACTGGTTTTAGCTTTTTCAACAGAATCACCACTTAAATAGAAAATACTTTCTTGCCCCTCTTTCATGTTAGCTATATATTCATTAATGCTAATAAACTTATCATGTAGCGCACTTCTAAATAAACATGTTTCTAATAATCTCTCTTTTTCTTCTAAAGCTATTCCTTCACATAACCCCTCTTTCAACACTGCGCCAAAATTATTCCAGAAAGAAATATATGACTCCCGGTCATTATCCATTTTTGTTTTTAATTCACTAATTGTTTTCTTAGTGATTCCTTTACGAATTTTTTCTAAAGAATGATTATGCTGTAATGTTTCACGGCTTATGTTTAGTGGTAGATCTTCAGAATCTACTATAC encodes:
- a CDS encoding molecular chaperone HtpG (molecular chaperone), which codes for IVDSEDLPLNISRETLQHNHSLEKIRKGITKKTISELKTKMDNDRESYISFWNNFGAVLKEGLCEGIALEEKERLLETCLFRSALHDKFISINEYIANMKEGQESIFYLSGDSVEKAKTSPQLEGFLKHDIDVLLFTDTVDDFWVSVMHSFKEKEIKSVTRSGIELDKILKKETEEEVKLEESDQELIDYFKKTLGSVIKDAKISGKLIDSPVCLTVAEGAMDIRMERYLKDQKQLNSSFAKILEINPNHPIVKRIHQEMKKEDHSLADELAFALFDQACIIEGEPIADMSAFAKRMNSLLGKI